GTTGCTACATCCTGGAATGTATCCACACCCAGTACAGATTGCAATATGATAAGGTGTGTATTGCCTTCTGTCGATTCTATTACCCTGAGGTAGTCCACCCTGTTATCACCATTAAGGTCAAGGTTGGATATCTGTACGTCCGGGTCATTCAGCCTGCGTTCAAAGTCTTCAAGATCACGTGAGTCACCAAATATCGAAGCCACTGCTTTTAAGTCCAGATTATCGCTGATGTCAGCGCTGTTAGCCCTCACGGTGGTAACATCCTGCGCAAAACTTCCACCGACACTAAGGAGGGCGAAAAGGACCGTATATAATATTTTAGTTTTCATGATTCGTGTAATTTAATGCCTGATAAAATAAAGTTGTTGCTTGCTACGGAATATCCAATTACTGTGCCAATAATTTTATTTACTTTTACCCTTCGAATAAAAGCCAGCAATTTCGGGCTTTTTCAACAATTAAAAAAATGATTGAAGTAAGAAAAGCCTCCCTTGATGATTATCCTGTAATCCAGGGAATTGCACATAATACCTGGCAGCATACCTACCTGCCTATCCTTTCGCAGGGACAGGTAGATTATATGCTGGATATGATGTACAGCGCTGAAGCCTATAGGGAACAGGTTTCCGAAAAAGGCCATCATTTCCTGCTTGCATCAGAAAGTGATGCTTTTTTGGGTTTTGCATCCTATGAGCTTAATTATTCCCCCGAAATTACCAAGATACACAAGCTATATGTCCTCCCTGAAGCACAGGGGAAGGGCATCGGCCAAAAACTGCTCGCCGTCATTGAAAACGAAGCATCAAAAAACACCAATGATAAAATTGTGCTTAATGTAAACCGCTACAACAAAGCCGTGAATTTTTACCAAAAATCAGGCTTCATAAAAATAGGGGAAGAAGACATAAACATTGGCAACGGCTACCTCATGGAGGATTTTATTATGCAGAAGTTTATAAAATAGCTTCACTTTTCGACAATAGATATTCTTTGCCGCGCCGCTGAAGAGTGGAAGGTAAGGTCATATTTTACCATAATATTCTATAATTATTATGATGTCAATAACATACGTTTAAAGGCATAAGGGGTAACTTTGGTTAAACTCAAACGTAAAACCAATCCCATGATAATACAAATCCCCGATCTGCCAAACAATATGGCCGGTTTCCGCGCCGATGGCGAAGTTACCAAAGAAGATTTCGAAATCGTAAAGCTGCAGGTATCCAATCTTGTTGAGAAAACAGGAAAGCTTAATTACATGCTTGTGCTTGACACATCTCCTGCCGAATTTACAATAGGCGCCTGGCTCCAGGATGCATTGCTTGGCATACAGAATATTACCAAGTGGAACCGTGCCGCTATCGTATCCGACTCGGACGCGGTAAAGACCTTTACTGATGTGTTCAGTAAAGTAATGCCCGGCGAGTTCAGGGGTTACAGGCATTCCGAATTTGACAGGGCTGTAGAGTGGGTTTCCGAAAGAAGCGAAGACGAACAATACAACAACTAACTAAAAAATAATATTATGTCACAAAACACTTTATCAGACGAGAACTATAAAGACCTCACCAACGAAGAAGCAAAAGCTAAGATTAAAGAGATGGCTAAGGACATCGGTACATGTATGTTCTGTACCGAACTTTCTGTAAGGCCGATACCTACACGCCCTATGGGCCTTGCTGATATAGATGATGATGGAAACCTGTGGTTTATCAGCTCAAAAAAGAGCAACAAGAACTTCGAGATAAGCCATGACGATGAAGTACAACTGATATTTGCTAAAAATTCAGATTCGCACTTCCTTTCTATATTTGGAAAAGCCGTGATTTACAAAGACAAATCGCATATTGATGACGTTTGGACACCGATGGCAAAAGCCTGGTTTGAGGAAGGCAAAGACGATCCGGATGTTACGGTGATAAAAGTCGAACCGAAAGACGCCTATTACTGGGATACAAAATACGGTAAGATGATATCGATGATCAAAATAGCATACGGTGCGATTACAGGAAATATTAATAACGATACAGGCATAGAAGGCAGGCTCGATGTGGGCAATGACCTTTAAAAAATTATAATGTTATGATAACTCCCCGGGCAGGGGAGTTTTTTATTGTAAAATGTGGAAATAAAAAAGCTGTTTGTTTCCAAACAGCTTCCACTAATTATATAACCCGGTAATTTGAATTCTTAGTAGGCAAGGAATGCTTTGTTGTATTCCTTCAGGTCAAGAAGGTTGTTCTTCTTGGTAAGATCGCTGAATAGTGATAAAAGGTAATCAAGGCTTTCAAGATTATTCTCATTAGCCGGTGTACCGCCGGTTACCAGTTCGGTATCTTCATCAACAGGCTCATCATCAGGTATTGGGATAAGGAAAGCGCCGTTCTCTTCCACGTGCTCATAAGCGAGGCGGATGGCTTTGGTAAGTACAGGATTTGCTTCCTCCATTGAAAATTCGCGAAGTTTCTTAAGGTCGGCGACCAATGTCTCCGCATCAAAACCTTTTTTGAACAGGTCAAGCTGTATCTTGTTGATCAGTTTTTGTGCACTCGGGTTTTCCACAGTTCAGTTGTTTAGTTTTTTGACTTTGTTTCAGGATTGCAAAAATACTATTTTATATATTTTTTCCGCATTCTTTTTTACATTTTATTGCTGTTGGAAAAATTTACCTTTAATTTTGGTGACTATGAGTAAACGCGACCTTAAAAAATACCTTACATCCCTGCCAAAAGAAGAATTGGAAGAGCAGCTACTGGCATTATATGAAAAATTTTCCGATGTAAAGCAGTACTACGATTTTGTCTTCAATCCTAAGGAAGACAAGCTGGAGCAGGAGGCCAAGGTAAAGATCGCCAATGAATATTTTCCCACCAAAAGCAAACGGC
Above is a genomic segment from Flavobacterium album containing:
- a CDS encoding GNAT family N-acetyltransferase; translated protein: MIEVRKASLDDYPVIQGIAHNTWQHTYLPILSQGQVDYMLDMMYSAEAYREQVSEKGHHFLLASESDAFLGFASYELNYSPEITKIHKLYVLPEAQGKGIGQKLLAVIENEASKNTNDKIVLNVNRYNKAVNFYQKSGFIKIGEEDINIGNGYLMEDFIMQKFIK
- a CDS encoding pyridoxamine 5'-phosphate oxidase family protein, with protein sequence MSQNTLSDENYKDLTNEEAKAKIKEMAKDIGTCMFCTELSVRPIPTRPMGLADIDDDGNLWFISSKKSNKNFEISHDDEVQLIFAKNSDSHFLSIFGKAVIYKDKSHIDDVWTPMAKAWFEEGKDDPDVTVIKVEPKDAYYWDTKYGKMISMIKIAYGAITGNINNDTGIEGRLDVGNDL
- a CDS encoding STAS/SEC14 domain-containing protein; translation: MIIQIPDLPNNMAGFRADGEVTKEDFEIVKLQVSNLVEKTGKLNYMLVLDTSPAEFTIGAWLQDALLGIQNITKWNRAAIVSDSDAVKTFTDVFSKVMPGEFRGYRHSEFDRAVEWVSERSEDEQYNN